The Lathyrus oleraceus cultivar Zhongwan6 chromosome 5, CAAS_Psat_ZW6_1.0, whole genome shotgun sequence genome includes the window tttttttagaataaatcttttcagtagacactattgattaaaagccttttctcaaactctcgctctgttgaataaactatgattttatattaacgtagctgtcacttattagttaagtcaaaaaccactttttgaaaacaataaaatctaaagaaactctttttaagaaaacactaatcgtttaaacaccctcgtctcaaactctcgctctgttgacttagattatataattaaacttaaatgcttaactctcgtcctcacatttaacctttaaaaatactttttgaaaaagattagaatttaattaactctaaaaattgctttcgccctgatttagaattaatgtccaatttacactgtccagttaaaaacttaaactctcgttctattgattttaacttctttatgtcttttactttcgtacaaaaaccttgttattaaacctgtaaattgggaccgtgaaaagagtgattttaattttaaacttaattaaaccaacttagttttgattccttcattccgcttactctacataccgacACCTAAATGAATTAGCCAGACATActaaacagatctaaataatCAGCATGCATAAATAATTTCATCTCAGGCAGATAACataaataaacagtaaaacaaagcatatataaattcaaactATAATTAAAGAACATGAgtaattaaatagcagtcttgaacactccaccacagacctgttggatttgttcttgaattcttcaatcggacaggaaaataaaattgaaggaataaaaatctagggtctaacgtaaAGTTAGATCTagtgaaaggtacacaatagtttccggtgtagaaactactgTGCGAAAAATTAAGTAATTGCTggaaaaagaaaatagaaattgtAAAGGAAACAATATAAAAGTTGTAAAAATAATGCTGTAAAATATGCTTATGCTGCTGGAAGAGAAAAAGTGCGAAAAAGAGAAAACGGTGAAGAAGCAAAACGTCCCGAGGGTTTGCCAAAAACTACTATTTATATTGGTCTCTTCTCGTAACTGCTTCCAAAGGTCTTCCGCGTAAAAGGGTCTTCACGTGCCAAATGGTCAGGCGTACAAATAGgcctcaacgtctctgaagccaaaaatataggagacTGGTGTGACGTCCGccacaccatgtgttacgctcgtaacacaagtgggtaaagcgtgacgctcgtcacagcctgtgtgacgctcgtcacaggtgcagcgcctgtgctttttgggctgggctttggcttttgatatttgcttcttttcattccttttttcacctccttttcttcctttttcacttgtgcttcaaataaactacttgggataaatagaaagaaaataccgagtaatatcgaataaaatgaaataaattgaagtaaataataatataatttaattaaattgagtcctagaatgttatatcatttcatgttatcacatggcttgtgtctatcaaaaacacaatccctTTCAACTAAGaaagaaagggatcacatgaataagattccatatgcatctgcaataggatctatcatgtatgccatgttatgtactcgaccagatgtctcgtatgctttgagtgcaacgagtaggtaccaatctgatcctggtgatgctcattgggtagctgtcaagaatatccttaagtatttgagaaggactaaggactcattcttgatatatggaggtcaggaagagctggctaTAATTGGATTCACggatgctagcttccagacaaataaggatgactttagatcgcaatctggttatgtgttttgcttaaacggtggcgctgtgagctggaaaagttcaaagcaagatacagttgctgattctacaactgaggtcgagtatattgctgcctcaagtgcagcaatGGAAGCcgtttggatcaaaaagttcattagtgaacttggcatagttcctagcattgtggatcccattggtctctattgtgatgacaatggtgctatcgcacaagctaaggagcctatatctcaccaacgatccaagcacatacttaggcgttatcacctcattcgagagataatagatagaggagatgtgaaaatatgcagagtacctacacttgacaatattgctgacccactaacaaagcctcttgcgcagcagaagcatgatggccatactagatctatgggcattaggggtatgcctgattggctctagtgctagtgggagattgttggtgtaagccctagaggccaatacttttggtacttgtatcgaattatttattaataataaaaggatttttctttattatgtttgtttaataaagtccatagaatagctagttcgtttaatgtatcaagtgtgacttaatcatgagatcacattaaacataaggacactattcttaaagtatccgtagtcgagatatattgtgaagtgggataacattaaatcattaaggctattatgtatatagactgatgatcacatctcatggatcatggataaggagttatcaagtcttaaacataggtatgaatattaagagtaatatttatactggattgacccgctatgagaatactatatagaatgttatgcaaagtgtcataagttattctcatggtgataatggtgtataccacccttcgacctgaaaccactatggaccctcgatgtagagtcgagtgccttattgctgatcaaacattgtccgtaactggatgaccataaagacagttgatgggtactccacgaagcatgctaagggacatgagtgacctagatggaatttgcccatcctgcgtaataggataaatgtctatgggcccaatattgaactggataatgatgacacggtctatgccttgtgttcaatatagacataaaggcaaaagggtaattgtacatataagtattatcacaaaaggatttgtcagatcacatgacattttcgtgtcttgggtggtagtgatgtgttgctagataccgctcactatttgttatgttaaatacgtgatttaatataattgccaatgccgcgaaaacctacagggtcacacacaaaagaacggattgatgagagataaagtaactaaggaataccgtaatgtacggtgcccttaagtgaattgtagaacatcgtaaggtacggtgtacttaagtagaatacgaaatatggtaaggtaccatgcgcttaagtgattttggtatattataagatatgggccacatacacttaagtgggcttttttttagcttgcagcccacacaagtggttctataaatagaacccttgtgtagaagcattagtgcagttgcaatttcgtttctctctctctctctctcactcaaagccttcattcgtagcagctagtaatgagattgaaggaatccgttcatgtggactgagtagaggcattaTCATCATTCAACATTTGTGATCGCTCTTTAGATCTGaatcaaaggttacaatctccacaagagataacgattatatcattgatcatgcccattcgtaaggatcactaaaggagaaattttaaattcagttgcgttttggatcgcccttctccttcagttTGGTTGTTGcgtgtatgtggtaggttgatgttgtttggttggttgttgggtttgggtgggttcacattggtgttgggtggggaattgttgtggggcgtacgatgacgaagcaagttggcgtggatccatcaaataccgcggctcagatacaaattgctgagttattaccgacctaaaccatgccatatattgttgactcggtcttgcaccatggatgactggttcttttaagatgtgttgtcgttgATTCCTCCATTGatgacacatctcttttgcaaagcctctccaatcagaataatccgattgtgcatcaacccttttttgatgccaattccctaaacacgtgggagattctagaatctgttgtagcatgccgaactgcagtttgacccggtcactctggtgcatttccaccatagtgaatcggataatcggtgtcttTGTTGTCCAAACTACAACATCGTCATCgttcacatcatgatccagacccagatatggcctccagataaactggAAAACAATATGAAAcgattagatggaaaataatttgataagtatttttaaattaaaatatagttgggtaggattattacatcgtcatATCCAATATGGTCCAATAGATTGtgatagactacaatagcgtgtttcagacacctattgtagttcatcccccttactgaccaccttagataaaaaagaagtgaaaaatattatttactgttaattataacataaaatataattaactaaatggtaaatggtaaagtgttagacttacttggttaCAAACGGGAACACAAATGAGTGCTCATTTATCGAggcgagcgacgacattcttgaccaaccccaagcttgaagcaaatacgcacatgaaaaaaaaatacaggtattcttttttgcagttttacacattgcactatatagatgggccaacacaaCTGAACtccaactataagtgtttaccttattaatgttgcataataaaggtaaatacattatatttacatAATTACCTGTACTTTATGGAaacaaaaaattaccaaaataaaatcataatataacatcgagcttttattattttctcatactcgaTTGAATCTTCAGACAATACTATACTGGCATgatattgtttaaggtattttaaatttatacctcgcccccttgcttgactggatgtgtctccctcagtttcgtcgtctaacaaaggggcacccaataattcattgtagatattgttgtcttggttaactctaccattcacgTCCTTTCCATCTATACGGTGACCCAACAACATGTGCGCGTCCTCAAGTGTGATgatacactcaccaatcggaaggtgaaatgtgtgggtctcgggtctccacctctccaacaaagccagaatgaacttgtagtccaccaagtacgaaacaatgttgagtagatttccaaatccacattctctaatatatggttctattaaaggatcgtggggtacatattcatgtacacggaATCTAAAATGCTTCagatcctaataacaaaaaagtaagaaaatgcaataagaagaagaaatacataatcaacaaagacaactctataagaagtaagaaaaacatagaTAAAAAATGTATAAGACTAAAAACGGAaaaagtaaaaagagagagataatATACAAATGCCGAGATATTTTCGAGTGTGCCTCTGTGTTCATCACCCATAatcaacaaagacatgatttgagTTTGCAGAGCTTGAGTGTGGTGAAGGATTAGTGTGACAAAGAAGAATAtaattgagtattgatgaagatgatttgatattgttgatatgagagactatttatagatgaatgagtgagtaggtttgcaACCTAAGAAGAATGGGATTGGTTGCATGCAATGGCAAAAGAAGACAGTGGAATGACAAAATGCAAAAACCATGTGAAGAATCCTTTGTTCTAGGCGCATGTGAAGAATCCACATGCAAAGTaagaggcgcccttcctcttggcggctacatgtgattcttcacatgcaaggaagaggcgcccttcctcttggcgccttagtgtagggcAATGGGAAGGGGCTCCCTTCCTAGTGGCGCCTTGGTTCAATTATTGTGAAGGGGCGCCCATCCTCTTGGCGCCCAATTTACTTTATtgcgcctagggaatgggcgctTGTTAGGAATATTAGGGCACATGGATTCCTTGCTTCAGAGATTCCTGGATTCCCTGGGCGTATGTGTGTTCTTGTCACTCTTGTCACTGCATGTTAGATTCTTTTtactgcatgcatggtcaagtctgtacAGACAACGACCAAGTGGTCAATGCAACACTATTTATGTCGTGCAGATcaacaacttagcaatgcattcaattccaGTAAAGAAATTTACATTTTCAATATTTAAAcaaaatgtcttccacacaacattacatgatcagtgcctatgtcgaaggtgaaatatttgatcatcagttgttcgatttttattttcgaaacacagaggtaactcggtttacaataaatcgacgatcaaatttttcacatctgaaataaagaatagaaaagaaattgcagtgcgGTAATatgggccaaatcatctataaaaatccgatttggtttgcagaaaaccaggtaaaatcttatcagaagaagatttgagatgatgaagatgttcaacatatgtttgtcagtcacgaacaatccggttacaacgatatagagttaTATATATTACCAAATCAACAATAAAtgtctcagttcattgatcagtcacaagtgttttgtgagactgcTGACGAAtaagctgaggtgaatgttccacgaagaagaagaagtcgaGATCATGGTAGATTCAACGGTGAACGCTGATGAGGAAGAGGAGATAATACCAACAAGTCATGTATACTGCCTAgcccaacacatgacaaggttgaatttgggttcAAATGAGCCTTCagcagatgtatggtacaatccttacgtgcagatgcaaggatctttgaaacaaggagacgCATTTCATACAAAAtaggaatgtgtaaaagccattaagaaatttcgcatgcaactatcagctgattCCAGAGTTGACAAAActgacgcatcgaggtataaagtttattgtccgaatgagcactgcctttttaggttgtcagcttcgtaccgaAAGAGGAGtgagtcttgggagattggatcaatgggtccaaatcacacatgcatgctgacaaacccaatgcaagatcatcgtaaattaagctctcagctaatatgcgatgaaatattgtctgtcattggcgaTAATCCGTTGTtaaaggtgagtataataatctcgcatattagggcagagtacgagtacactccatcatataggaaggcatggatagctaggacaaaagatgttgaaaaagtgtttggcaattgggaggagtcttacaaacaacttccaaaatacctgttggctctaaaatacctgttggaaatagaatatttcaccgtctcttctgggcgtatcaaccatgtaccataggtttttctttctataaaccaattatacaaattgatgaTACATGGTTGTAcgaaaaatacaaaggaacgttactgatggcagtggcacaagatgggaataacaatatttttccaatcgcctttgccctagttgaaggggagactgctgagggatggagttttttcctaagaaatcttCGATTTCAtgttgcacctcagcctaacttatgtttgatctccgacaggCATCCTTCAATCATtagtgcatataataacattgataacggctggaaaaatcctccttcgacgcatgtgttctatattagacatattgctcatAATTTCAcgcgggaaatcaaagataagacgttgcaGAAGAAGGTTGTCGATGCAagttacgcattatcagaaccttctttcaaaactactgcgaggaaataagattgtcaaacgaagatataatacggtggatcgatagtattccgttggagaagtggactagggcatacgacaacggtcagcgttggggccacatgacaacaaatcttgtggaatcaatgaactttgtcttTAAAGGCATCCataacctaccaataaccgctttgatgcaggcaacatatttcaggctaggggcgctgtttgaaaccagacgctcaaaatggagttcagtgttgcaatctggacaattgttcagtgatgcttcaatgaaattcatcagacaagaagctgccaaagcaaacacacacgtggttacggtctttgacagaactaaaggttggtatagtatttccgagtccatggatcacaataAGGGCATGCTGATGGGACTATATAGAGTCGAACTAGATCAaagttggtgcgactgcggaaagttccaatCCTTTtgtaccccctgctcccatgtaattgcggcatgctcaaaggttcgaagagatccatcctacttgctatctgaagtttacaaagttGCCAACCttttaaatttttataaaattagtttttccgtagTGGAAAAAGtggattattggccagaatatcaaggggacatcgtctggcacaacaAAGTTATGTGAAGGAAGAAAAATGGTCTCCCAAACAGCACCCAGATTTGAACCGAAATTGATACAGCGAAtaaaatggttagactatgtagttcatgccgtcagccaggtcacaatcgtaataactgtcaTAGTGTTGGAatgagcacaaccagataaatttacatgtacctctattgcaatatatgaaaaattaaattcATTGCATATTAGACGTTTGTGACGaaagtaccattacataaacaataacacaaataattatgacaaatacaatacaagaactatgcgattacaaccatcaaaacaattttgaacatgtaatgcatcatcctacgagcgttTTGGTCGGTCCtaatatccacccattcacgcacttctccattttggttgaacatggacacaagccattgtattcttctaatcctttaaccctctccaatttcttcctctaaccaactgtataacgtccgattaagacgttcaaatgtatttgtgttccaaagtcgaatctgtatcggagccgcaatggtagaaaatattacatcagcattttgtttctgaatgtatgcagacattgttaaAACAAAGAAACTTGAAGGTGATGGTGGTTGAACTAGAGAAATTATGGTATTAggagatgattttgagtgaaaaatattgcatccaaggcgtggtatttatagagacgaAACATCAATTGTACATAACATGTGACCGCCTGAGGGATTAGCGCCCACATGAAAGAACATGCAGGCAccagatgaattggcgcccaCCATCCAAAATGCACCTAGGCGCCAAgagcattggcgcctcctcatgagggtcaaTGCATGTGCCAATaacattggcgcctcctcatgaggagcccaatgcatgcgccaatgtTATTGTCGCCTCCTCTTACTACATTGGgggtgcgccaattcatctggtGCATCATCTACAAAACctggttattttggtattttttttaaattattgattatttttgttttttttttgaaaaagatggttatttaaaaaaaaaacccAGAAATTGAAGTACctaaaatgaataaaaatcagaaattgTTTAATAACTTCTTTAATAAAATGGTGATAATTGAGGTACACCATCCAAGACATACATACATTGCTCGTTTTTATTGTTATTGCCCCCAACGCTCCATTGTCTTTCATCATTGGCCTAAATTATATGCTATAGTCATTACTGCACCAGCCAAATTTTTTTGTTTCTCTTTGATTATTATAAATATTCCTTTTCATTTAAATATTATCTCGACCAACCTTCTTGATACCATAGATATTACACACAAAAATAAATTACCTCACCTTAGGATGAACCAAATCAATTAATTTTCCAACTTGTCCCACACCATATCATTTATTTCCACTCAATGGAAGATTTATACATGTATATTATTTGTAAATTTGAAACCATATTATAATTAGACTTAACTTAGTGATATAAAAGCTATTATTAATATTTATTGTATTATATCCATAAATAAATGAAAGAAAATGAGTGCGCATAAAATATCAAAACTTCATTCTGCCCACAAAATTATTCATTTCAATAAATCTaaagattttaaaattaaacAGTAATGATacataatttttttaattttatgCTATAATTAAACATCATTATGCCATCGAAGAAATTTTTTCAGGTGCAATGTTTGCAAAAGAAACAACCATCAAAGTTATTGAGTCCGACGCCACCATAGGGGACATCACACTTCCCCCAAACGTACGTCCCTTTGGTCCTGATAAGTAAACTGTCAATCCTCCAGTAGCTCCTGATGTCGGGGGCGGAAAAATTGTACCAGATATTGAATGAATTTGCAACTTTCCCTTAATGGTTAAAACTTTACCTGTTGGTTGACGAAGCTTGATATACGTCACCACTCCATTTCCCCCGAGGATGCAAATACCCCTCCCATTACGACGAGTGTAATTAAAAAGACTCTTTAAAACATCTGAACCAGTTGTGATCTCAAGAACATGAGAAGTTAGTGCATCAGGACGGTCATGAGTGACTATGGCAGGAATCCTAGGCTTATTTTTGGAGCCAAGGGGACGCCCACGAGGGCGGCGAGCGATTGTGGAGGATAGTGTGCGATGGTGGTTTTCTGTGGTGGTATCAGTGCCTGGTGTTTGGAATTGCAATTGTGGTGTCGTGAATGGACGAAGCTTGTGGTTTCTCTCATTGTCATGGTTAGACATTCTCTCTTATTTTGCACTCGCCTTTTCTTGTTTGTCTTGCTTTACCTACCCTTTCCACCTTTTAATACTAGTGGTGGGGGACTTAAGATTAATATTTTAATGATATTTTGATATTATTATTTTAAGattaaaaattatatttagtTTTTTGAGGAGGAAATTATGGAATGAAAAGAAATCCCAATAAACTACAATGACCAAACGTTATTTTGAGGACAAAACGTGTTATGTTACTTTCTCTCACACCATCCACGATATTCATTCACATCACAATTAAATTACTTTATTATATTTAATTACTTTCTTTGACCAAAACAACTCAGCCCTTAAAAAAAATCATTGCATCGGCTAAATTCATATTTAAATTAATTTGATAATGTAATTATTATATTactttatttaataaaattacaaaaaaaatgCAAAATTTGTAACATCAAGAatagtattatttttattttttaattaaatattaacACATGTATTTTGTAGTGGAATCAAAATTGATCTGTAAGCGGGAAGGCATAGCTTTTGCAGCGGTGGAGTAGAGGGCTGACATGCAAGATTAACACTCTGATGTTCAAATCAGTAAGAGAATGAAAACAGAGAAATGTTGTGGTTTCCCTCTTAAATAGAATAAAAGGTTGGCAACTGAAAGCGAGGAGTGATGTGTGGATCATAGTTAGTCGTCAAGTGGTTCTAGACGGTCAATCAGGATCTCATGGGTGGAATAACCTATATTTAGAGAGGAACAGTAGTACATGTTGCGTGAGTTTGACTTCTTCCGCTTGAAGTTGTCTCAACCTCCTAAAATTTACCAGTTTATGTTTTGTTGCTTGTCAAATTAGTTTTTGGTTTATTTCATCGTAATTGAGTCTCCTCACATATATGCACATTTTAGGGTTAAGTTCTTAATTTGCTTTATGCATGCGTAAATCAATCTATTTTATTAGAGTCTTAAAAATATGCCTTTATTCAAATAGTTCAAGGTTTTAATCAGAAGGATGTTtgatgaaaatttgaaaatattAAAGTGTGATTAGAATAGAAGGATCTCATGACTCAAATCAAACTTTATAGAAAAATCAGGATTTTGCTTCTCCGAGTCTGATTTGAATCACACGGACTGTCTGACTCGAATCAAACACATTTTTAAAACATATAGATTTTCCTCTGAGAGTTTGATTTAA containing:
- the LOC127078493 gene encoding AT-hook motif nuclear-localized protein 29 is translated as MSNHDNERNHKLRPFTTPQLQFQTPGTDTTTENHHRTLSSTIARRPRGRPLGSKNKPRIPAIVTHDRPDALTSHVLEITTGSDVLKSLFNYTRRNGRGICILGGNGVVTYIKLRQPTGKVLTIKGKLQIHSISGTIFPPPTSGATGGLTVYLSGPKGRTFGGSVMSPMVASDSITLMVVSFANIAPEKISSMA